From Streptomyces asiaticus, one genomic window encodes:
- a CDS encoding RrF2 family transcriptional regulator — protein MLDIRFSRALQVMLFLAVAAENGHGPLSSAELAHKLNANPSLVRKLLVPLTDEGLVVCVKGRTGGARLGRPGDRITLAEIYRCAVGDKPLFAPSPGVEPVCPVTAHAGEYFATLTAEAEEAVLESLGDRTLADSVGELRRLCTGHVRQG, from the coding sequence GTGCTGGACATCCGGTTCTCCCGTGCGCTCCAGGTGATGCTGTTCCTCGCCGTGGCCGCCGAGAACGGGCACGGGCCGCTGAGCTCCGCCGAGCTGGCCCATAAACTCAACGCCAACCCGAGCCTGGTCCGGAAACTCCTTGTCCCGCTGACGGACGAGGGGCTGGTCGTCTGCGTCAAGGGCCGCACCGGTGGGGCGCGACTGGGGCGGCCGGGCGACCGGATCACCCTGGCCGAGATCTATCGCTGTGCCGTCGGCGACAAGCCCCTGTTCGCCCCCTCGCCGGGGGTGGAGCCCGTGTGCCCGGTGACCGCGCACGCCGGTGAGTACTTCGCCACGCTCACCGCCGAGGCCGAGGAGGCGGTCCTCGAATCGCTGGGCGACCGCACGCTCGCGGACAGCGTGGGTGAGCTGCGCCGCCTCTGCACCGGGCACGTCCGGCAGGGCTGA
- a CDS encoding alpha-L-arabinofuranosidase B, whose product MKVPPGLARVRRALLSVGATATLVLGLLAGGTGTSQAAASLPCDIYAAAGTPCVAAHSTTRALYASFNGPLYQLKRASDSAVTDVGTLTAGGYADAARQDSFCAGTTCVINVIYDQSPRHNHMPIEPAGTAGPANSGVPADALPVTAGGHQVYGASFSGRMGYRHTAASGVAVNGRPEGMYMVTSGTHVNGLCCFDYGNAEVQIADTGNGHMDAINFGTECWFPPCGGSGPWVQADLENGLFQSDSGYSKNPSNTGNSAPFVTALLKNNGQNYFALKDGNAQSGRLTTQYAGPEPSRPGYSPMHQEGSIVLGTGGDNSNGSIGSFFEGVMTSGLPTDAADDAVQANVVSVGYGAPSPVAGGTLDAGSTMSLRATTPGYTDRYVRHQANSAVTSVVSSGSSALDKGDASWIVRRGLANASCVSFESRNYPGDFLRHYNYQLLRQPMDGTAVFRADATFCPQTGKNGQGTSFASSNYPDRFIRHYENKVYIASNGGSNPFDSATSWADDVSWRVSGPWTP is encoded by the coding sequence ATGAAGGTTCCTCCGGGTCTCGCGAGGGTGAGAAGAGCGCTGCTGTCGGTGGGCGCGACAGCCACCCTCGTCCTCGGGCTCCTGGCCGGCGGCACGGGGACATCCCAGGCCGCGGCCTCCCTGCCGTGCGACATCTACGCCGCGGCCGGTACGCCCTGCGTGGCCGCGCACAGCACCACCCGGGCGCTCTACGCCTCCTTCAACGGCCCGCTCTACCAGCTCAAACGCGCCTCCGACAGCGCGGTGACCGACGTGGGAACGCTGACGGCGGGCGGCTACGCCGACGCCGCCCGGCAGGACTCCTTCTGCGCCGGAACCACATGCGTCATCAACGTCATCTACGACCAGTCACCGCGCCACAACCACATGCCCATCGAACCGGCCGGCACCGCGGGCCCCGCCAACTCCGGGGTGCCCGCGGACGCGTTACCCGTGACCGCGGGCGGCCACCAGGTCTACGGCGCGTCCTTCTCCGGCCGCATGGGCTACCGCCACACCGCGGCCTCCGGCGTCGCCGTCAACGGCCGGCCCGAGGGGATGTACATGGTCACCTCCGGCACCCATGTCAATGGCCTGTGCTGCTTCGACTACGGCAACGCCGAGGTGCAGATCGCCGACACCGGCAACGGCCACATGGACGCCATCAACTTCGGTACGGAGTGCTGGTTCCCGCCGTGCGGCGGATCCGGGCCCTGGGTGCAGGCGGACCTGGAGAACGGCCTGTTCCAGTCGGACAGCGGCTACAGCAAGAACCCCTCGAACACCGGCAACTCCGCGCCCTTCGTCACCGCCCTGCTGAAGAACAACGGACAGAACTACTTCGCCCTCAAGGACGGCAACGCCCAGTCCGGCAGGCTCACCACCCAGTACGCGGGTCCTGAACCGTCCAGGCCGGGCTACTCGCCGATGCACCAGGAGGGCTCCATCGTCCTCGGGACGGGCGGCGACAACAGCAACGGGTCCATCGGCTCGTTCTTCGAGGGCGTGATGACCAGCGGCCTGCCGACCGACGCGGCCGACGACGCCGTGCAGGCCAACGTCGTCTCCGTGGGTTACGGCGCGCCCAGCCCCGTGGCGGGCGGCACCCTCGACGCGGGCTCGACGATGTCCCTGCGCGCCACCACCCCCGGCTACACCGACCGCTACGTCCGCCACCAGGCCAACAGCGCCGTCACCTCCGTGGTGTCCTCCGGCAGTTCCGCGCTCGACAAGGGCGACGCGTCCTGGATCGTCCGCCGCGGCCTCGCCAACGCCTCCTGTGTGTCGTTCGAGTCGCGCAACTACCCCGGCGACTTCCTGCGCCACTACAACTACCAGCTGCTCCGGCAGCCGATGGACGGCACCGCCGTCTTCCGGGCCGACGCCACGTTCTGCCCCCAGACCGGCAAGAACGGCCAGGGCACCTCGTTCGCGTCCTCCAACTACCCCGACCGGTTCATCCGCCACTACGAGAACAAGGTCTACATCGCCTCCAACGGAGGGTCCAACCCCTTCGACAGCGCCACGTCATGGGCCGACGACGTGAGTTGGCGAGTATCCGGGCCCTGGACGCCGTAG
- a CDS encoding LysR family transcriptional regulator gives MDLVGVCRAFVSVSERGSFTVGAAAARMSQSVASRRVAALEERFGEQLFERTSRRAVLTPFGREMLPVARQLVQAADVLLHEAEAAKRKPWRLAVPGICSTAGLAHLVAEARGHGVTLDLRVAAPARRLELIHAQQVRAALLAVPADEATWSVPLGLAGVRDPGVRRVYLETLRVGRSARGPARRIWIQPEDDVPHIRDPLTRLRDAVGLRPAQLVAATDLTTAAAEVLCTRDLLLCSPAQAEELALTWRPIGEIALSRGFALAAAADGNPQHLEGRLGGAIARCLGAGTEESRTPVDTAEAATRAGTAEGAGA, from the coding sequence GTGGATCTGGTCGGAGTGTGCCGGGCGTTCGTCAGCGTGAGCGAGCGGGGAAGTTTCACCGTCGGGGCGGCCGCCGCCCGGATGTCGCAGTCGGTGGCCAGCCGTCGCGTGGCCGCGCTGGAGGAGCGCTTCGGGGAGCAGCTCTTCGAGCGCACCTCGCGGCGGGCCGTCCTCACCCCGTTCGGGCGGGAGATGCTGCCGGTGGCCAGACAGCTCGTACAGGCGGCCGATGTGCTGCTGCACGAGGCGGAGGCGGCCAAGCGCAAGCCGTGGCGGCTCGCGGTGCCCGGCATCTGCTCCACGGCCGGTCTCGCCCACCTCGTCGCCGAGGCGCGAGGGCACGGGGTCACCCTCGATCTCCGCGTGGCGGCGCCCGCGCGGCGCCTGGAGCTCATCCATGCCCAGCAGGTGCGGGCCGCCCTGCTCGCGGTGCCCGCGGACGAGGCCACGTGGTCCGTGCCGCTCGGGCTCGCCGGGGTGCGGGATCCCGGGGTGCGGCGGGTCTATCTCGAGACGCTGCGGGTCGGCCGGTCCGCCCGGGGCCCGGCCCGCCGGATATGGATCCAGCCGGAGGACGATGTGCCGCATATCCGCGACCCGCTCACCCGGCTGCGCGACGCGGTCGGTCTGCGGCCCGCACAGCTCGTGGCCGCCACCGATCTGACGACCGCCGCCGCCGAAGTCCTCTGCACCCGCGACCTGTTGCTGTGTTCTCCCGCGCAGGCCGAGGAACTCGCCCTGACCTGGCGGCCCATCGGTGAGATCGCGCTCAGCCGGGGGTTCGCCCTCGCCGCCGCGGCGGACGGCAATCCCCAGCATCTCGAAGGGCGCCTGGGCGGTGCCATCGCCCGCTGCCTCGGCGCGGGCACCGAGGAGTCGCGCACACCGGTGGACACCGCGGAAGCGGCCACCCGGGCAGGCACCGCGGAAGGAGCCGGGGCATGA
- a CDS encoding NADH:flavin oxidoreductase, producing the protein MNTRLATALSRPFTLGSAKLPNRIAMAPMTRGHSPDGIPGEDVAAYYARRAAAGTGLIITEGTTVDHRSAGYIDGVPRFHGEEQLAGWQKVVDAVHTHGGAIMPQLWHVGIQRTAGAPPFPDAPSVGPSGIALDGTPGAGETMTLADIDDVIDAFAKAARAAEEIGFDGVELHGAHGYLIDQFLWERTNRRTDTYGGDPASRTTFAADLVAAIRERVAPDFPVVLRFSQWKSDNYDVRLAENPKELEAVLTPLAEAGVDAFHASGRRYWQPEFPDTGSDLNIAGWAKKVTDKPVITVGSVGLDSAFQPGSLSGANAAVESIDRLLEPLERDEFDLVAVGRALLADPEWADKVLTGRVSELAPFSRDAVESLH; encoded by the coding sequence GTGAACACTCGCCTGGCCACGGCACTGTCCCGCCCGTTCACACTGGGTTCGGCAAAGCTGCCGAACCGGATCGCCATGGCACCCATGACCCGCGGGCACTCCCCCGATGGCATCCCCGGTGAGGACGTCGCCGCGTACTACGCGCGCCGGGCGGCGGCGGGGACCGGCCTGATCATCACCGAGGGCACCACCGTCGACCACCGGTCCGCCGGTTATATCGACGGCGTCCCCCGGTTCCACGGCGAGGAGCAACTGGCCGGGTGGCAAAAGGTCGTTGACGCCGTGCACACCCACGGTGGCGCGATCATGCCCCAGCTCTGGCACGTGGGCATACAGCGCACCGCGGGAGCGCCGCCGTTCCCCGACGCCCCGTCCGTGGGCCCGTCCGGGATCGCGCTGGACGGCACGCCCGGAGCGGGCGAGACGATGACCCTCGCCGACATCGACGACGTCATCGACGCCTTCGCGAAGGCCGCTCGGGCGGCCGAGGAGATCGGCTTCGACGGCGTGGAGCTGCACGGCGCACACGGCTATCTCATCGACCAGTTCCTCTGGGAGCGCACCAACCGGCGCACCGACACCTACGGCGGCGACCCGGCCTCCCGGACCACGTTCGCCGCCGACCTGGTGGCCGCCATCCGCGAGCGAGTCGCGCCCGACTTCCCCGTCGTCCTCCGGTTCTCCCAGTGGAAGTCCGACAACTACGACGTCCGGCTCGCCGAGAACCCCAAGGAGCTGGAAGCCGTGCTCACGCCGCTGGCGGAGGCCGGTGTCGACGCGTTCCACGCCTCCGGGCGGCGCTACTGGCAGCCGGAGTTCCCCGACACGGGATCGGATCTGAACATCGCCGGATGGGCGAAGAAGGTCACCGACAAGCCGGTGATCACCGTCGGCTCGGTCGGCCTGGACAGCGCCTTCCAGCCCGGCTCCCTCTCCGGCGCCAACGCGGCCGTGGAGTCCATCGACCGGCTCCTGGAGCCTCTGGAGCGGGATGAATTCGACCTCGTCGCGGTCGGCCGCGCACTGCTCGCCGACCCCGAGTGGGCCGACAAGGTCCTGACCGGCCGGGTGAGTGAGCTCGCCCCGTTCAGCCGGGACGCGGTGGAGTCCCTGCACTGA
- a CDS encoding serine hydrolase: protein MSTEPLLSDLRGQLRDGGLHGCLLVRDLHTGDELGIDPDTQLPSASLVKVPLALATLERIRRGELDGATMLDVPPGRITTPGPTGLSRFRHPVRIAVDDLLYLSTCVSDGTAADALFDLTPPAQVAEILHELGLRGITVRHGMRELSETPVERFDAAQVHLAHALAIDAGTSGRGHRVPQLDTTRANTGSARAWVELLQALWTPSRIHPEVALRVRDLMAHNVLRHRLAPDFSSDATTWSSKTGTLLNLRHEIGIVEHSDGQVFAVAVLTESLVPANSQPGAEALMAQVARTLRDHLRQL from the coding sequence ATGAGCACCGAGCCACTGCTGAGCGATCTGCGCGGGCAGTTGCGCGACGGCGGACTGCACGGCTGTCTGCTCGTACGGGACCTCCACACGGGGGACGAGCTGGGGATCGACCCGGACACCCAGCTGCCCTCCGCCTCCCTGGTCAAGGTCCCGCTCGCACTGGCCACGTTGGAGCGCATCCGGCGTGGCGAGCTCGACGGGGCCACGATGCTCGATGTGCCACCCGGTCGGATCACCACGCCCGGCCCCACCGGGCTGAGCCGGTTCCGCCACCCCGTCCGGATCGCGGTCGACGATCTGCTCTATCTGAGCACCTGTGTGAGCGACGGAACGGCGGCCGACGCGCTGTTCGACCTCACCCCGCCCGCCCAGGTGGCCGAGATCCTCCATGAGCTCGGGCTGCGTGGCATCACCGTCCGGCACGGTATGCGTGAACTGAGCGAAACCCCTGTGGAGCGCTTCGATGCCGCACAGGTGCATCTCGCCCACGCCCTCGCCATCGACGCCGGAACCAGCGGCCGCGGCCATCGGGTGCCACAACTCGACACCACCCGAGCCAACACCGGCAGCGCACGCGCCTGGGTGGAACTGCTCCAGGCCCTGTGGACACCGTCGAGAATCCACCCCGAAGTGGCGCTGCGGGTACGCGACCTCATGGCCCACAACGTGCTGCGGCACCGACTCGCCCCGGACTTCAGCTCCGACGCCACCACCTGGTCCTCCAAGACCGGCACCCTTCTCAACCTCCGCCACGAGATCGGGATCGTCGAGCACTCCGACGGCCAGGTGTTCGCCGTCGCCGTGCTCACCGAGTCGCTGGTGCCCGCCAATAGCCAGCCCGGCGCCGAGGCCCTGATGGCGCAGGTGGCCCGTACTCTGCGGGACCATCTCCGGCAGCTCTAG
- a CDS encoding 3'-5' exonuclease: protein MSTFVVFDLEFTTWPGALEQDWSEPGQLREIVQIGALRISTGSSADAYSVVEEYEALVRPVVNPRLSPFFTGLTGIDQRTVDREGVAPAEAIGDFLAFCRGQSVLSYGNDMVVLGENVGWARARGEEVKNGFLTTPFLNIRPWLNTLAPTTASANSGRLWEALGLPKPAAGKEHSALFDCYSIAAAIGHVRAGGATLPEGCL from the coding sequence TTGTCGACGTTTGTCGTGTTCGACCTTGAGTTCACCACATGGCCGGGAGCGCTTGAGCAGGACTGGTCGGAACCGGGGCAGCTTCGCGAAATCGTCCAGATCGGCGCGCTGCGCATCAGCACCGGCTCCTCCGCTGACGCCTACTCCGTTGTCGAGGAATACGAAGCGCTGGTCAGACCGGTGGTCAACCCTCGGCTGTCCCCGTTCTTCACCGGCCTCACCGGCATCGACCAGCGGACCGTGGACCGCGAGGGAGTCGCACCCGCCGAGGCGATCGGTGACTTCCTGGCGTTCTGCCGTGGGCAGTCCGTTCTCTCCTACGGCAATGACATGGTCGTCCTCGGGGAGAACGTGGGGTGGGCCCGGGCCCGCGGCGAGGAGGTCAAGAACGGCTTCCTCACCACCCCCTTCCTCAATATCCGGCCATGGCTGAACACCCTCGCGCCGACGACGGCCTCGGCCAATTCCGGTCGGCTGTGGGAAGCGCTCGGACTGCCCAAACCCGCGGCCGGCAAGGAGCATTCGGCGCTCTTCGACTGCTATTCGATCGCCGCCGCGATCGGACACGTCCGCGCCGGTGGGGCCACCTTGCCCGAGGGGTGCCTCTAG
- a CDS encoding dienelactone hydrolase family protein has protein sequence MTAVRGTTVDIPTQDGIADAYLAHPDDTDRHPAVLFYMDAFGLRPHLRGMADRLAAAGYTVLVPNVFYRHGRAPVVELPDFLDPTARSAVFEHIAPMAQELTPERAVRDAGAYLDWLASCAQATDGPMGLTGYCLGAGLALRTAGAHPGRVAAAAGFHGAFLATEAPDSPHTVARQITAELYFGHADQDQSLPPEQIERLDKALNEAGVRHRTEVYAGAQHGFTQADTSAYNAEAAERHWEALLDLLGRTL, from the coding sequence ATGACCGCAGTACGCGGAACCACCGTGGACATCCCCACCCAGGACGGCATCGCCGATGCCTATCTGGCCCATCCCGACGACACTGACCGCCATCCGGCCGTTCTGTTCTACATGGACGCGTTCGGCCTCCGGCCCCATCTGCGGGGGATGGCCGACCGTCTGGCCGCGGCCGGTTACACCGTGCTGGTGCCCAACGTGTTCTACCGCCACGGTCGCGCTCCCGTGGTGGAGCTGCCCGACTTCCTCGACCCGACGGCGCGTTCGGCGGTCTTCGAGCACATCGCGCCGATGGCGCAGGAGCTCACCCCCGAGCGTGCCGTGCGCGACGCCGGCGCGTATCTCGACTGGCTGGCCTCCTGCGCGCAGGCCACCGACGGGCCCATGGGCCTCACCGGTTACTGCCTGGGCGCCGGGCTGGCCCTGCGGACCGCCGGAGCGCACCCCGGTCGTGTCGCCGCGGCGGCCGGTTTCCACGGTGCCTTCTTGGCCACGGAGGCGCCGGACAGCCCGCACACGGTGGCCCGGCAGATCACCGCCGAGCTGTACTTCGGACACGCGGACCAGGATCAGTCCCTTCCCCCCGAGCAGATCGAGCGCCTGGACAAGGCCCTCAACGAGGCCGGTGTCCGCCACCGCACCGAGGTCTACGCGGGCGCTCAGCACGGCTTCACCCAGGCCGACACCTCCGCCTACAACGCCGAGGCCGCCGAACGCCACTGGGAGGCCCTGCTCGACCTGCTCGGCCGCACCCTCTGA
- the bla gene encoding class A beta-lactamase — protein sequence MRFTRTRHTAVSAFATLALLVPLTACSEGDSPDASAPSSSSSTSAERASTGADAKAVAGEFKKLERSYDAHLGVYAIDTGTGHEVAYRDGERFAFASTFKALEAGAVLRKYKLSGLDRVIRYSKDDLVENSPVTEKHVDTGMSLGALCDAAVRYSDNTAANLLFDQLGGPKGLDATLEKLGDDVIQMENIEPELSRWVPGETHDTTTPRAMAKDLRAFVLGDVLGKGERAQLTKWLRTNTTGDELIRAGMPKGWQVGDKTGSGSYYGARNDIAVVWRPGAAPLVMAIMSYRGDKDTPFDNKLIADAASVVADTMS from the coding sequence ATGCGATTCACCCGTACCCGGCACACCGCTGTCAGCGCGTTCGCCACGCTCGCGCTGCTCGTCCCGCTGACGGCCTGTAGCGAAGGGGATTCCCCGGACGCGTCGGCGCCGTCGAGCTCCTCGTCCACCTCCGCCGAGAGGGCGAGTACGGGCGCGGACGCGAAGGCGGTCGCCGGCGAGTTCAAGAAGCTGGAGCGCTCCTACGACGCGCACCTGGGGGTCTACGCGATCGACACCGGCACCGGACACGAGGTGGCGTACCGCGATGGCGAACGGTTCGCCTTCGCCTCCACGTTCAAGGCGCTGGAGGCGGGCGCCGTGCTGCGGAAGTACAAGCTGAGCGGGCTGGACCGGGTGATCCGGTACTCCAAGGACGATCTGGTCGAGAACTCCCCGGTGACCGAGAAGCACGTGGACACCGGGATGAGCCTGGGCGCGCTGTGCGACGCCGCCGTCCGTTACAGCGACAACACCGCGGCCAATCTGCTCTTCGACCAGCTCGGCGGGCCCAAGGGCCTCGACGCCACCCTCGAGAAGCTGGGCGACGACGTCATCCAAATGGAGAACATCGAGCCGGAGTTGAGCCGGTGGGTGCCGGGCGAGACGCATGACACCACGACCCCACGGGCGATGGCCAAGGACCTGCGCGCGTTCGTCCTCGGCGATGTCCTCGGCAAGGGAGAGCGCGCACAGCTCACGAAGTGGCTGCGGACCAACACCACCGGGGACGAGCTCATCAGGGCCGGAATGCCCAAGGGCTGGCAGGTCGGCGACAAGACCGGAAGCGGCAGCTACTACGGCGCCCGCAACGACATCGCCGTGGTGTGGCGGCCCGGCGCCGCTCCCCTCGTCATGGCGATCATGTCGTACCGCGGTGACAAGGACACCCCGTTCGACAACAAGCTGATCGCGGACGCGGCGTCCGTGGTGGCCGACACGATGTCGTAA
- a CDS encoding LysR family transcriptional regulator: protein MRYDLDDLRLFLHIVAEGSITAGARRMHLSLPSASARVRSLEHHAGVDLLIRGRRGVRPTPAGTALARHARDVLDRTARLESAVASYARPPTAPLTLLGGGSAMHRLVPRALVSFLRAHPDVDVEVSESRTPRTVRMLADGEADLGVVLDREARDCGLTMEPLGDDSLVVIGQCGGILAGRTEVTYSEVAEHPLVGLDAGSSLRRSIEKNLGPHAPAVRYRTTVAHLNTLVSLAAAGVGLAVVPRRAIAPYHPLDVCDLRDPWARRHHLLAWGAKAGASSTATAALADHLRRAAMSEPDGGDGLPLPAPRSRPPTPG, encoded by the coding sequence GTGCGGTACGACCTGGACGACCTGCGGCTCTTCCTTCATATCGTGGCGGAGGGCTCGATCACGGCGGGCGCTCGCCGGATGCATCTGAGCCTCCCGTCGGCCAGCGCGCGGGTGCGCTCGCTCGAGCACCACGCGGGCGTGGACCTGCTGATCCGCGGCCGGCGGGGGGTGCGCCCCACCCCGGCGGGGACGGCGCTGGCCCGCCACGCACGGGACGTGCTCGACCGGACGGCGCGCCTGGAGAGCGCCGTGGCGAGCTACGCCCGGCCGCCGACCGCCCCGCTGACCCTGCTGGGCGGTGGCTCCGCGATGCACCGCCTGGTGCCACGGGCCCTGGTCTCGTTCCTCCGCGCACACCCGGACGTCGACGTCGAGGTGTCCGAGAGCCGCACCCCACGGACCGTGCGGATGCTCGCCGACGGCGAGGCGGACCTGGGCGTCGTCCTCGACCGAGAGGCCCGCGACTGCGGTCTCACCATGGAACCCCTCGGCGACGACTCGCTGGTGGTGATCGGCCAGTGCGGCGGGATCCTCGCGGGGCGTACCGAGGTGACGTACAGCGAGGTGGCCGAGCATCCGCTCGTGGGGCTCGACGCCGGTTCCTCGCTGCGCCGCTCGATCGAGAAGAACCTCGGTCCGCACGCTCCGGCGGTGCGCTACCGCACCACCGTCGCCCACCTCAACACCCTGGTCTCCCTCGCGGCCGCCGGTGTCGGACTCGCCGTCGTGCCACGCCGTGCCATCGCCCCGTACCATCCGCTCGACGTGTGCGACCTTCGCGATCCCTGGGCACGCCGCCACCATCTGCTGGCCTGGGGCGCGAAGGCCGGAGCCTCGTCCACCGCCACCGCGGCACTCGCCGACCATCTGCGCCGCGCGGCCATGTCCGAACCGGACGGGGGCGATGGCCTTCCCCTTCCGGCACCCCGAAGCCGACCGCCGACGCCGGGCTGA
- a CDS encoding sulfite exporter TauE/SafE family protein produces MSETVLVLLAGVAAGALNAIGGGGTFVALPALVAAGLPPVTANASSTVALVPGSVASAWVYRRELAPVGDTSTRALTTVSVVGGGLGAGLLLALPAVSFDAAVPWLLAFATVVLAFGRRVSRAVSEARGHAVGMSPRAVLFGQFLLAVYGGYFGGAVGIMMLAVWSIGLGLDTSTGNPMRVAQITAIYLSATGLFLIASDALGAPRLLVAMLVGAVAGGVAGARIARRLPAWLLRAVILTTAVTMTVLYFLRG; encoded by the coding sequence GTGTCCGAGACAGTGCTTGTTCTGCTGGCGGGGGTTGCCGCCGGGGCGTTGAACGCCATCGGGGGCGGCGGTACGTTCGTGGCGCTCCCCGCCCTGGTGGCGGCCGGTCTGCCCCCGGTGACGGCGAACGCGTCCTCGACCGTGGCCCTCGTCCCCGGGAGCGTGGCGAGCGCATGGGTGTACCGGCGCGAGCTCGCCCCGGTCGGGGACACGTCCACACGGGCCCTGACGACGGTCAGTGTGGTCGGTGGCGGGCTCGGCGCCGGTCTGCTGCTGGCGCTGCCCGCGGTGTCGTTCGACGCCGCGGTGCCCTGGCTGCTCGCCTTCGCCACGGTGGTCCTCGCGTTCGGGCGCCGCGTCTCCCGCGCGGTGAGCGAGGCGAGGGGCCATGCGGTCGGCATGAGCCCCCGGGCCGTCCTGTTCGGCCAGTTCCTCCTCGCCGTGTACGGCGGATACTTCGGCGGTGCCGTAGGCATCATGATGCTGGCCGTGTGGAGCATCGGCCTCGGCCTCGACACCTCGACCGGCAACCCGATGCGGGTCGCCCAGATCACGGCCATCTACCTCAGCGCGACCGGGCTGTTCCTCATCGCCTCGGACGCGCTGGGCGCGCCGCGGCTGCTCGTCGCCATGCTGGTCGGGGCGGTGGCCGGTGGCGTGGCGGGAGCGCGGATCGCCCGCCGTCTGCCCGCGTGGCTGTTGCGGGCCGTCATTCTGACCACCGCCGTGACCATGACGGTCCTGTACTTCCTGCGCGGCTGA